tgtaaataatattacattaagGCTTTGCTCACTGGTTGTTCTGCTGGGGGTCTTTCATCGATTCTATGCTGCGATGATTTCAAGAGCTTGTTTCCTCTAAGCACAAAAGTAAAATGCATGAGCGATGCTGGCTTCTTCCTCGATACGTGAGTTTTTTTCAAGCTTTCTTTGTGCAATAGATGGAGAATTTAGTATAATATTCATTGGTTATGTCTTGTATGTAATTGAAGCGTTGATATATCTGGACGTCGAACTTTAAGGAGTATGTATTCTGGTGTCGTAAACACCCAGGTATGCGCATTTAACGTTATTATGATGTAGTGATGATGATACATAGATCGTTGAAGGCTAACAAAGtattcttataaaattttaggGTTTGCAAAACACGCTTCCCCGCACATGTACAAATCATCTTGATCCAACTTCGGTATCCATTTCTCGTTGCTCTTGATATGTTTTCTTGTGTAATAAAGCAATGATTAGGTTCCTGATCATTTGCTTAATTAACATGGTATCAATATTTCAGTGTTTTTTCCCTCAAAACATAATCAACCAAGTGATGACTCCGTTGTATATTCTCAACTCAGGATCTGATTCGTGGCAGGTCCATTTACTCGATCTTCTTTCATCATTTTCTTGTTCACTATATATGACTCATGTGAGTTTTTTCGTGTCTATAAGTActaacttgtttttttcttctttgcagATTGGAAATAGTATAGCTCCACCATCTGCAGATCCGAGTGGCAGTTGGCATGACTGCAGCTTTATGTTCAGATGCAACGCAGCTCAGAAGAAGGTCTTGGAAGGTAAATAATTGTGTTTTCATGTAGCCTAAAGCACTCAAACATTCCCTCAAACTAAATATAAGACTTGAAGTAAAAAATATGCGCATGAAGCATGATTTTCAAGTAATTTGAGACGGCTCTTCTAAACAAAGGGAGATCGATTAAGAATTTTCTTGTTTTCAAATTTGGAGTACAGGATTCAGGATGAGCATGTTAAATGCGTTAAAGGCCTTTTTGACGACAAGAAAGAATGGAGTGTTAATTACCTCAGGCTGGGCTCATTGCCAAGCTGAGAGACAAGATGCTTGGTTTCCTGGAAACTCTCAAGCGGGTAATAAggtaagaaacaaaacaaaattgctGTAGCCTGTAAAAGAATTTACATGAGGAAATAATGTTTGTCACTTAAAAACAGGGGATTGCTGTAGCTGTTGGAGATTGGTATTTCGAGAGGGCAAAAAAATCAAGCTCATAGACTGTACTGATTGTCCTTGTGACAGCAAGAATAGTTTACTGAGACTAATATGTTTGACAGTATGTCGTAagaactaaaaattaaaattcttaccaatcaatcaatcaatcatctAGTCAACAGTCATAAAACCTTCGAAGTCTTCTCACCGTTTCTTCTGTTTGTTAGTATGAGATTTTAAAACCTCGGAAGCTTCCCTCTCAAAGAATAAAGAATGCTAATTTGTCCAGTTATCAGCATGTCAACACGTTTCCGTATATCCAAACGTCGTTGTATTAagataattgatataaaaagttatttcgACGTCAAACTATatagttaaataaattatagGAGAGAAGacaagagagcaaaaagaaaccACGACATTCTCCATTGTTTACTCAcaagatatcttttttttttattgttaacaAACCACGACAAGTGTTTATATTAATCATACTTACATAACAAACGCCAATCAAAATTAACACAATGATTAGTTCAATGTAGCACCAATTATTCGGCTCACATGCACTCTGGCGTTCCACTAAACCTTATTACAAAGCAAATGTAtattatgataatatataaacCTTGTTAATCTGTTATGTAAATAGTTTACATATACCATTGAAGATAATATACCGTTAGTATATTTTATTCGAGAAATTTGATTATTGTATTTTCAAATGAGAAAcaaattcttaaatatttttcctttcatttctataattttaaaattatactaatatGTTTGATAAAATACAATGTCGACTTTAAAATTAAAGTCAAACAAACATTTGATACTTTTTCACTTACTGGTCGAGTTATTGCGTTAGGTTAATTCGAAAAAGGTAGAAGGTAGTTGTTTTAGAATggaatcatcaaaaaaaaacatatgtgttataaaaaagtaaatcaaTTGACTTTATGATAAAATGAAAACCATCCCATCACTTCCTTCATGTTTTTAAGGTCACAtccttaattttatgttttcttttgtcttgtAATTAATTACAGGTCTGAAAAATGGTGAAGGATGTGACTCTGGATCACAACTCGTTCACGGAAACAGACAGAAACTAATTTATTACATTCATCATTGTTCTTCAACAGATTAATTGCAAACACAGACAGACCTCTGGAATCATCTGAGGATAATATACATCATAATATtaacaacaaaacaataaatataaaactatatagtaCGAGACTAAAAGGTTTGCAAAAGATAGGAGAATATTTAACGTATAAAACacactttaaaataaaaataaaacagctCATTTTTGTTTACCCCATGAATATACAAACCACTTGAACCCATTGTATACGTATGCATGTAttgtatatgttttttgttCTCTACATCTGTTAGAAttaggaaaaagaaaaagaaacctaAAGGGACTGACCAAAAGAGACGGCCATTCTCTGAAGGTCCTTGGAGAACACGTCACTTGCTTCAGGTGTAGCTAAGTTCTCGTTCTGCCTTTGGCTCCAAGGATCTGCCATGTTCGAAACATTGGCTAGGTACTCTGCCTCTGATTTGATGTAGATCGGTTGAGAGTTTTGAGCGCTCCCATTGAAGAACGGTGAGTTCATTGAATACTCTGACCACTTCATTTCTTCCAAGTTATGATTAGGTTTAActagtgaagaagaagaagagtttgggACTGACCATGAGAATCCACCGTTGTCGAAGAAGTTCGATGTGTTGTTTGCCGGAAACACATGATCACCTACGGAGACAGAGCTTGAGCTATTGTCCGGAGCAAGACTAATAGAAGGCTTTACGCTAACCGGAGTCTGAAAGACAGAACCAACCATGTTCCCAGGGCTAAACTGAGCCGGGATCATGGAGCAGAGAGGAGAAGAGTCAGGTGTAACAGAGAGACCGAGGTTGGAGTTGAAGTTAAGCTTCTGAAAGCCGAAGTAGTCTGAGAAATCAGATGGCTTGTCAAGGAAGAAGTCTTGGTTTGTTGCAGATGAGGAACTAGGAGActtgtggttgttgttgcttgttgtttttggtttgtctttGTCGCTAAAGCTCTCAACTTCGGAGATGGGTTTGTGTGTGTTTGGATCAATGCCTCTTTGTTTCAGTTTCTTCTTGATGCTTGAGTTCCATAGATTCTTGATCTCGTTGTCGGTTCTTCCCGGGAGCCTCGCAGCAATCTGTGACCATCTGATCAAAAACAGAGGAAGCTTAGCACATACACATGATCAAAACAGAGGAGGGCAAAAAACGTAAACATGATCCTCTGTTTCCTATGATTATGTTCTTACCTGTTTCCAAGGACAGAATGAAGCTCGACGATGAGATTCTCTTCTTCTGGAGAGAAAGCTCCTCTTTTTAAATCAGGTCTCAAGTAATTGATCCATCTTAGTCTGCAACTCTTTCCACATCTCTGCAAACCTGTAAAGTAGGCTCGGATTAGTTTActataaacattaaaaatgCCTTCTTTTAATGTTTTGCTCATGAAGTTAAGGGAGGAAATATTACCAGCGAGTTTAGGAACAGAGCTCCAGCAGCCATGACCATGATTGGTGATGTGTTTGAGAAGCTTCTCGTCTTCTTCAGGAGACCAAAGGCCTTTTCTCAGCTTTTGTTTGTAACAGCAAGAATGTCTTCCCATTTTGTTGATTAAAGTTGCAATGCTGTGTCAGGGTGCAATGGAAGAGAGGAAAGCtgtgttctttttctttataagtattgaaagaaaaaaagtttcgGGCAGAGAGAATGTATATGAAACTTTTGAAGGTTAATGGAACCTGAGAGAGGTGGACAAAATGAAGTAAAGGAACTCCAGAGAGAGAGTATTAATAAGGACAAAGAAAAGTCGCTTTCTTAGTAAGGGCTTGTTGAATTTTATGCACTCTTTTATTTGTTCTctctctataatttttttaaaggaagAGAGGGA
The Raphanus sativus cultivar WK10039 chromosome 1, ASM80110v3, whole genome shotgun sequence DNA segment above includes these coding regions:
- the LOC130508891 gene encoding transcription factor MYB61-like, with the protein product MGRHSCCYKQKLRKGLWSPEEDEKLLKHITNHGHGCWSSVPKLAGLQRCGKSCRLRWINYLRPDLKRGAFSPEEENLIVELHSVLGNRWSQIAARLPGRTDNEIKNLWNSSIKKKLKQRGIDPNTHKPISEVESFSDKDKPKTTSNNNHKSPSSSSATNQDFFLDKPSDFSDYFGFQKLNFNSNLGLSVTPDSSPLCSMIPAQFSPGNMVGSVFQTPVSVKPSISLAPDNSSSSVSVGDHVFPANNTSNFFDNGGFSWSVPNSSSSSLVKPNHNLEEMKWSEYSMNSPFFNGSAQNSQPIYIKSEAEYLANVSNMADPWSQRQNENLATPEASDVFSKDLQRMAVSFGQSL